Below is a genomic region from Pirellulales bacterium.
TTGATCCCGATTGCCAAATGCGTTTCGTCCTCGACGATTAATATGTGCTTCATAAAAGAAACAATCGAAGAATGAAGCGGGGTAAGCCGAAAATGAGCCTCGAGATTGCTCGTTAAGCAGTAGGCAGTTCCACTTCAAAGATAGTGCCTTGGCCATCTGGCTTATTCCGTGCTTGGATTTTGCCTCCCATTCGTTTTATCAAAGTGCGAACGATGTACAAACCCAAACCGGTTCCGGCGGTTTTGCGTTCCAATTCGATTCCAACGCGCACAAATCGGCCGAAGATTTTTCGGCGCACGTTAGC
It encodes:
- a CDS encoding ATP-binding protein gives rise to the protein ANVRRKIFGRFVRVGIELERKTAGTGLGLYIVRTLIKRMGGKIQARNKPDGQGTIFEVELPTA